The following are encoded together in the Zingiber officinale cultivar Zhangliang chromosome 8A, Zo_v1.1, whole genome shotgun sequence genome:
- the LOC122008176 gene encoding CASP-like protein 4C1 produces MASPLHNGEGGGAASASAHPSTPPSPAHHHRRRLHLFTLLLRLVTFGFALAAVIVTATISSPSWLRFHSFRFVLAANAIVAAYSLFETCASVYQILTGGATLFPEPMQLLFDFAHDQAFAYMAMAAGAAGAADARRVRGGGACEGGFCVQADIAVAMGLAAFGFLASTALVTGYRIAGYLTTGSRQETW; encoded by the exons ATGGCCTCCCCGCTCCACAACGGCGAGGGTGGAGGCGCCGCCTCCGCCTCTGCCCACCCCTCCACCCCTCCGTCGCCGGCACACCATCATCGCCGCCGCCTCCACCTGTTCACTCTGCTGCTCCGCCTCGTCACCTTCGGCTTCGCCCTGGCCGCCGTCATCGTCACCGCCACCATCTCCTCCCCTTCCTGGCTCCGCTTCCACTCTTTCCG GTTCGTGCTCGCCGCCAACGCGATCGTGGCCGCCTACTCTCTCTTTGAGACGTGCGCTTCCGTTTACCAGATCCTGACGGGCGGCGCCACCCTCTTCCCGGAGCCCATGCAGCTCCTCTTTGACTTCGCTCACGACCAG GCCTTCGCATACATGGCAATGGCGGCTGGTGCGGCGGGCGCGGCGGATGCGAGACGGGTGAGGGGCGGTGGCGCGTGCGAGGGCGGGTTCTGCGTGCAGGCGGACATAGCGGTGGCCATGGGGCTCGCGGCCTTCGGCTTCCTGGCGTCGACGGCGCTGGTAACGGGGTATCGAATCGCCGGCTACCTCACGACCGGTTCCCGCCAAGAAACCTGGTAG